A region of Acidithiobacillus ferridurans DNA encodes the following proteins:
- the argC gene encoding N-acetyl-gamma-glutamyl-phosphate reductase: MIRAGIVGGTGYTGVELLRLLLPHPEVELVAITSRAEAGQRVDEHFPNLRGHCHLSYTAPDPAILGTLDVVFFATPHGVAMDSAPQLLAKGVRIIDLGADFRLRDAEVFARWYGMAHRAPEVLAEACYGLPEYYRTKVSEARLIANPGCYPTAVILGFAPLLAEGLLREDTLIADCKSGVSGAGRSAKVGLILPETADSVSAYGVSGHRHRPEIEAVLSDISGTPLELQFTPHLMPMIRGIHATLYGRLAQPMSDAALQDLFATRYAGEPFVDVLPFGCHPATRSVRGANMCHIAVHQPRPGQVVVLSVIDNLVKGAAGQAIQNMNRLFSLAEDAGLMQIALLP, translated from the coding sequence ATGATTCGCGCAGGTATCGTTGGGGGTACGGGTTACACCGGGGTGGAGTTGCTCCGTTTGCTGCTGCCGCATCCGGAAGTCGAGTTAGTGGCCATCACTTCCCGCGCTGAGGCCGGGCAGCGGGTGGACGAGCACTTCCCCAATTTGCGTGGCCACTGCCACCTGTCTTATACCGCCCCAGATCCCGCCATACTTGGCACCCTGGACGTCGTTTTTTTTGCGACACCCCATGGAGTGGCCATGGACAGCGCTCCGCAACTGCTGGCCAAAGGCGTGCGAATCATCGACCTGGGTGCCGATTTCCGATTGCGCGATGCAGAAGTTTTTGCCCGGTGGTACGGCATGGCCCACCGCGCACCCGAGGTGCTGGCCGAAGCCTGTTATGGCTTGCCCGAATACTATCGGACTAAGGTCAGTGAGGCGCGGCTGATTGCCAATCCAGGCTGTTATCCGACGGCAGTCATCCTCGGCTTTGCGCCTCTGTTGGCCGAGGGCTTGCTGCGCGAGGATACGCTGATCGCGGATTGCAAGTCCGGCGTCAGCGGAGCGGGTCGTAGCGCCAAGGTCGGCTTGATTCTCCCCGAGACGGCGGATAGTGTCAGCGCCTATGGCGTCAGCGGCCACCGGCACCGGCCGGAAATCGAGGCCGTGCTCTCTGATATCAGTGGGACTCCGCTGGAGTTGCAGTTCACACCGCACCTGATGCCGATGATCCGCGGCATACATGCCACCCTCTACGGGCGCCTGGCGCAGCCGATGAGCGATGCGGCGCTACAGGATCTGTTCGCCACTCGTTACGCCGGCGAGCCTTTTGTGGATGTCCTGCCCTTCGGCTGTCACCCGGCTACCCGTTCAGTGCGGGGTGCCAACATGTGCCATATCGCCGTACATCAGCCCCGGCCGGGGCAAGTAGTCGTCCTGTCGGTCATCGACAATCTGGTCAAAGGGGCGGCGGGACAGGCAATACAGAATATGAACCGACTGTTCTCTCTGGCGGAGGACGCGGGCCTGATGCAAATTGCCCTGCTGCCGTAA
- the rpsI gene encoding 30S ribosomal protein S9, giving the protein MEQYYGTGRRKSATARVYLRRGSGKIVINKRTLEDYFGRETSRMVVMQPLELTGHGGQFDILVNVNGGGASGQAGAIRHGITRALMVYDETLRRPLRSAGFVTRDAREVERKKVGKHKARRSHQFSKR; this is encoded by the coding sequence ATGGAACAATATTACGGTACCGGTCGGCGTAAGAGTGCAACTGCCCGCGTGTATTTGCGCCGTGGCTCTGGCAAGATCGTCATCAACAAGCGCACCCTGGAAGACTACTTTGGCCGTGAGACCTCACGCATGGTGGTCATGCAGCCCTTGGAGTTGACCGGTCATGGCGGCCAGTTCGATATTCTGGTGAATGTCAACGGTGGTGGCGCCAGTGGTCAGGCCGGGGCGATCCGCCATGGCATCACGCGCGCCCTCATGGTCTACGACGAAACCTTGCGACGCCCCTTGCGCAGCGCTGGTTTTGTCACCCGTGACGCTCGCGAAGTGGAGCGGAAGAAGGTGGGTAAACATAAGGCTCGGCGTAGTCACCAGTTTTCCAAGCGTTAA
- the rplM gene encoding 50S ribosomal protein L13: MKTYSAKSHEVQGDWFVVDATDKVLGRLSVELAKRLRGKHKPEYTPHADTGDYIVVINADKIAVTGNKAKDKIYYHHTGYVGNLKSASFEKMKETHPERIIELAVKGMLPKNPLGRAMFKKLKVYPGSEHPHSAQQPQPLNV; encoded by the coding sequence ATGAAGACCTATTCTGCCAAGTCTCATGAAGTACAAGGGGACTGGTTCGTGGTGGATGCCACCGATAAAGTCCTGGGCCGCCTCTCTGTAGAGCTGGCTAAACGTTTGCGTGGCAAGCATAAGCCCGAGTATACGCCCCATGCTGATACCGGCGATTACATCGTCGTCATCAATGCCGACAAGATCGCGGTTACCGGCAACAAGGCCAAAGATAAAATTTATTACCATCACACCGGCTATGTCGGCAACCTGAAGAGTGCTTCCTTCGAGAAGATGAAGGAGACGCACCCGGAGCGGATCATCGAACTTGCGGTCAAGGGCATGCTGCCCAAGAATCCGCTGGGTCGGGCGATGTTCAAGAAGCTCAAGGTCTATCCCGGCTCCGAGCATCCCCATTCGGCACAGCAGCCGCAGCCCCTGAACGTTTAA
- a CDS encoding YgaP family membrane protein → MPVNEGTADRILRVIVGLAIIIVLAVFLPGAEKWWALVGLVPLITGLTGFCALYTLLGIKTCPMKPRAKS, encoded by the coding sequence ATGCCTGTCAATGAAGGAACTGCGGATCGGATTCTTCGCGTGATCGTGGGATTGGCCATTATTATCGTGCTGGCGGTTTTTCTGCCGGGCGCCGAGAAATGGTGGGCGCTGGTCGGCTTGGTACCACTTATTACCGGGCTCACCGGTTTCTGCGCACTATATACCCTGCTGGGCATCAAGACCTGCCCGATGAAGCCGCGCGCAAAATCCTGA
- a CDS encoding nitroreductase family protein, whose product MEVVTAVKNRRAVKAFDPNHKISEETRRVLLETAVLAPSAYNIQHWRIVDVRDPAQRAAIREVAWGQAQVTDASALYVLCADLNAWQKDPQRYWATSPQPVQDFLLPKLDEYYRGKPEVARDESMRTLGIFGMTLMLVAQDLGYDSCPMDGFDFDAVAKIIRLPAGFAIGYMVAVGKGMGNAWPSNREPVENLVYLDHF is encoded by the coding sequence ATGGAAGTGGTTACTGCCGTAAAAAATCGTCGCGCCGTAAAAGCCTTTGATCCGAATCATAAAATATCCGAAGAAACGCGTCGGGTGCTGCTGGAGACGGCGGTGTTGGCACCCAGTGCATACAACATTCAGCATTGGCGGATCGTGGATGTGCGGGACCCTGCGCAGCGGGCGGCCATTCGGGAAGTGGCCTGGGGTCAGGCGCAGGTGACGGACGCTTCGGCGCTCTATGTGCTGTGTGCCGACCTCAATGCCTGGCAGAAGGACCCGCAGCGATACTGGGCGACATCGCCTCAGCCGGTGCAGGATTTTTTGCTGCCGAAGCTGGACGAATACTATCGCGGCAAGCCGGAAGTGGCGAGGGATGAGTCGATGCGCACTCTGGGTATCTTCGGCATGACCCTGATGCTGGTGGCACAGGATCTGGGTTACGACTCCTGTCCCATGGACGGGTTTGATTTCGACGCGGTGGCAAAGATTATTCGTCTGCCGGCGGGCTTTGCCATCGGCTATATGGTGGCGGTCGGCAAGGGTATGGGGAATGCCTGGCCGAGTAATCGGGAACCTGTGGAGAATCTGGTATATCTTGATCATTTTTGA